One genomic region from Osmerus eperlanus chromosome 6, fOsmEpe2.1, whole genome shotgun sequence encodes:
- the ninl gene encoding ninein-like protein isoform X1: MDEEEQNRYVAQLKEEFDSCDTTGTGYLDKEDLTVLCHKLHLDAHLPILLDTLLGPHHCARINFEEFKEGFVAVLSRSLDFSTSEEESSYLEPVIPEEVKPKFVKGTKRYGRRSRPDRPEAELTADSEESPTFRAEQTDSSPAGVRRAKLRRSTSLESVESLKSDEETGSHKEPIHQSFEAQGQQKRRKQDSSDCLLRSPGPRLETVDSQLKGMLEELGVGAGGFLNKEELSLVCDHLGLQELQSEELDVLFRRLDTDLDGRVSLREFQKGLLREGGVPGTTSSSTPLRPNTQRSLIQAFEERAVRSTSPSLLSATVGQRLLSRLDDGSGCTSPERVIALWTEEGIRNSKDILQTLDFPLEERVSLAELTLALDNELLVSGNGIHQAALISYKNEIQFLQVLADQACRERDKVKADLEWADRRNLQLVREVDDRHASMESLNENKIKGLEQEFRDRLTALRSESEQESEVLLQQVEHERTKLREELEALRAQETSQQEETFNATQENSRLEEEVSLLKEKLSEAETTVSRLQRDLDQLLQDKFGSLDPNSSGLLNQEERFTEIIKEYEQQCWELRDRNDELNSELEMLKSQGTGKRSRRARDNTSTWASQHSLTTESDSDDPDMKRGTSPLARKTLQVANKNGLGSLESLPGPVVSIETELAMEQLKERHSQEVQDLKIELETKVNFYERNLELMRRNMEVERKDISQGFKVEISELEEQKAHAEEQVKKLKEAVEKMQAQLQSSAGGWGPGWGPDQERRAQREQAELEQNYAREISNLVQRLTSEKDHLEAELKLKMDQEVLLVREELERRACQTKRRHGEAQRGLLRQLHCERQRLQEQRGAWEAQLQQREQEHQAETLAGVEKAGRERADACGRLTLERTRLEEEHREEVQRLEELACGLRAELAAKEDGHVRNDRLEASLGQCRRHCGRLEAELEDWRAKCSELEAKLQVVSAHVEDGADGLKSSEALVDVLTCEKRSVEEELWGVREREEKHLARMAQLKEERDTFQSESEILRQDKEVIAGNCSRLSNAFVQQQAQLRAKEQSIDSLRGELESAQVALQNKVASHLKQTSELESLRTDRAKLIQDLKEQAMAVDHLQLNLDSVTKELEECEKAVMSLQGTLRLEQTKVTDIQLSLDKEREESDYLTQENTNYIRLADQLSSQIVEMEVETSKLRSHIQYLASRQEDANDHVSELRTQLEAKTTHEDHLRIENKRITELLEMAEALSKKHGDEVQLLTAQSEAGDREPDSVREQADDGSDQLQQALLDSQAELQGAKEAFEWEKGRMKEQLVEMEGLVIALEMVMGPPSQLRTQLDEVNTENTALKDRLVMLQQDIQRLEEVINKKKKKLDEMERQHENSREEEERLHKENTKYREEVLDLSGRNLQLSSENAELSSRLRADQGAVQMLTERLAQVSRQQEEGAASARQLQETSAQQERERLHLQAGWQHDKELLERELATAKEKLKRLSEVESELTSLNLKYQWLEKDKEKLLREAEERNLKVEKLQESVSSLDSQTELLRSQLQAVSQEKNSRSQELINHQKTLQRAQDKVEELEADMARLSREKDELRLSQKRHEEEATLALQGELKHVHLQNQELLHRVAELQTQDVDLQRLTEDYLTLKNHQEQLEAARVEVQDQAFRADSALSLAQAHHARELQQLREQAGAGSREQLAHLQAQLAEEQGRRQQLAETIRTQAKQASAQLGLQQERYEKVMENMQERMEEVETKLRSVRMMLQEKVIQLKDQLAKNAKSDLLLKDLYVENSQLMKALQVTEQRQKGAEKKNFVLEEKINSLNKLLRKIAPASLTA; this comes from the exons TCATCCCAGAGGAGGTGAAGCCCAAGTTTGTGAAGGGAACCAAGCGCTATGGCCGCAGGTCCCGACCCGATAGGCCCGAAGCAGAGCTGACGGCGGACTCGGAAGAGTCGCCTACCTTCAGGGCCGAGCAAACAGATTCGTCCCCAGCCGGTGTTAGGAGGGCCAAACTGCGGCGCTCCACTTCCCTGGAGAGCGTGGAG AGTCTCAAATCGGACGAGGAAACTGGAAGTCATAAGGAACCCATCCACCAAAGCTTTGAAGCACAAG GCCAGCAGAAGCGAAGGAAGCAGGACAGCTCAGACTGCCTGCTCCGCTCCCCAGGGCCCCGGCTGGAGACGGTTGACAGCCAACTGAAGGGgatgctggaggagctgggggtgggagcagggggcTTTCTGAACAAGGAGGAGCTGTCCCTGGTGTGTGACCACCTGGGTCTACAAGAGCTGCAGTCCGAG GAGCTGGATGTTCTCTTCAGGAGGCTAGACACTGACCTGGATGGGAGGGTCAGTCTCAGAGAGTTCCAGAAGGGCCTtctcagggaggggggagtcccTGGTACTACTTCATCCTCCACTCCCCTACGCCCCAACACCCAGCGTTCACTTATACAG GCCTTCGAGGAGCGGGCGGTgcgctccacctctccttcgcTCCTCTCCGCCACCGTGGGGCAGCGGCTGCTGAGCCGGCTGGATGACGGGTCGGGCTGTACCAGCCCGGAGCGGGTCATCGCTCTCTGGACCGAGGAAGGGATCCGGAACAGCAAGGACATTCTCCAG ACGCTGGACTTCCCTTTGGAGGAACGGGTCAGTCTGGCTGAGCTAACTCTGGCCCTGGACAATGAGCTGCTGGTCAGCGGCAATGGCATCCACCAGGCTGCCCTCATCTCCTACAAGAACGAGATCCAGTTCCTCCA GGTCCTGGCGGACCAGGCGTGTCGGGAGAGGGACAAGGTGAAGGCCGACCTGGAGTGGGCTGACAGGAGGAACCTCCAGCTGGTGAGAGAGGTGGACGACAGGCATGCCAGCATGGAGTCGCTGAATGAAAACAAGATCAA GGGTTTAGAGCAGGAGTTCCGCGATAGGCTCACTGCCCTGCGCAGCGAATCGGAGCAGGAGAGCGAAGTCCTGCTGCAGCAGGTGGAGCATGAGCGGACCAAACTGCGAGAGGAATTGGAGGCCCTGAGGGCACAGGAAACCAGTCAGCAGGAGGAAACCTTCAATGCCACTCAG GAGAACAGCCGATTGGAGGAAGAGGTGAGCCTTCTGAAGGAGAAGCTAAGTGAGGCGGAGACCACTGTCTCCAGACTGCAGAGAGATCTGGACCAGCTCCTACAGGACAAG TTTGGGAGCCTGGATCCAAACAGCAGTGGGCTGCTGAACCAGGAGGAGCGCTTCACTGAGATCATTAAGGAGTACGAACAGCAGTGCTGG gaGCTGCGAGACAGGAATGACGAGTTGAACTCAGAGCTGGAGATGTTGAAGAGCCAGGGGACAGGAAAGAGATCCAGGCGAGCGAGGGACAACACATCCACCTGGGCCAGCCAACATTCTCTAACCACTGAGTCAGACTCGG ATGACCCTGACATGAAGAGAGGCACATCACCCCTTGCGAGGAAAACACTACAAGTGGCCAACAAGAATG gcctAGGTTCTCTGGAGAGTCTGCCTGGCCCTGTTGTGAGTATAGAGACAGAGCTCGCCATGGAGCAACTCAAGGAGAGACACAGTCAGGAGGTTCAGGACCTGAAGATAGAGCTGGAGACCAAG GTGAACTTTTACGAGCGCAACCTGGAGCTCATGAGgaggaacatggaggtggaGCGCAAGGACATCTCCCAGGGCTTCAAGGTGGAGATCagcgagctggaggagcagaaggCCCACGCCGAGGAGCAGGTGAAGAAGCTCAAGGAGGCCGTGGAGAAGATGCAGGCCCAGCTGCAGAGCAGCGCCGGAGGCTGGGGGCCGGGCTGGGGGCCGGACCAGGAACGGAGGGCCCAGAGGGAGCAGGCTGAACTGGAGCAGAACTACGCCAGAGAGATCAGCAACTTGGTCCAGAGGCTCACCTCAGAGAAAGACCATCTGGAGGCAGAGCTGAAGCTTAAGATGGACCAGGAAGTGCTGCTCGTTAG GGAGGAGCTGGAGCGCCGCGCGTGTCAGACGAAGCGGCGTCACGGCGAGGCCCAGCGCGGCCTCCTGCGCCAGCTGCACTGTGAGCGGCAGCGCCTGCAGGAGCAGCGGGGCGCCTGGGAGGCACAGCTGCAGCAACGAGAGCAGGAGCACCAGGCGGAAACGCTGGCCGGCGTGGAGAAAGCGGGCCGGGAGCGGGCGGACGCCTGCGGGCGGTTGACCCTGGAGAGGACCAGGCTGGAAGAGGAGCACCGGGAGGAGGTCCAGAGGCTTGAGGAGCTTGCGTGCGGCTTGCGGGCGGAGCTCGCCGCGAAGGAAGACGGCCACGTGCGAAACGACCGGTTGGAGGCCAGCTTGGGTCAGTGTCGAAGGCATTGCGGCCGGTTGGAGGCGGAGCTGGAAGACTGGCGTGCGAAGTGCTCCGAGCTCGAGGCTAAGCTGCAGGTCGTGTCGGCGCACGTCGAGGATGGAGCGGATGGCTTGAAGTCTTCAGAGGCCCTGGTGGATGTACTGACATGTGAGAAGCGCTCGGTTGAGGAGGAGCTGTGGggggtcagggagagggaggagaagcacCTCGCTCGGATGGCGCAGTTAAAAGAGGAGCGGGACACTTTCCAGTCTGAATCGGAGATTCTTCGCCAGGACAAGGAGGTCATTGCTGGGAATTGCAGTCGTCTGTCCAACGCCTTTGTCCAACAGCAAGCCCAGCTCAGGGCCAAAGAACAAAGCATAGATTCCCTCAGAGGGGAGTTGGAGAGCGCACAGGTGGCACTCCAAAATAAAGTTGCCAGTCACCTAAAGCAGACTTCTGAACTAGAATCCCTAAGGACAGACAGGGCCAAGTTAATACAGGACCTGAAAGAACAGGCAATGGCTGTTGACCACTTACAGCTGAATCTTGACAGTGTCACTAAAGAGTTGGAAGAATGTGAAAAGGCAGTGATGAGTCTCCAGGGGACTTTAAGGCTGGAACAGACCAAAGTCACAGACATCCAGTTGTCCTTGGACAAAGAACGGGAGGAAAGCGATTATCTTACGCAGGAGAATACAAACTACATCCGGCTGGCAGACCAGCTTTCCTCCCAGATagtagagatggaggtggagacgtCAAAACTCAGAAGCCACATCCAATACCTCGCATCCCGACAGGAAGACGCAAACGACCATGTGTCAGAACTTAGAACCCAGCTCGAAGCCAAAACCACACATGAGGATCACCTTCGGATTGAGAACAAGCGGATAACAGAGTTGCTGGAGATGGCTGAGGCCTTATCCAAAAAGCACGGCGATGAAGTCCAACTTTTGACCGCACAGTCGGAGGCCGGGGACAGAGAGCCGGATTCCGTCCGGGAACAGGCTGACGACGGCTCCGACCAGCTGCAGCAAGCCCTCTTGGACTCCCAGGCAGAGCTGCAGGGTGCGAAGGAGGCCTTTGAGtgggagaagggaaggatgaAGGAGCAGctagtagagatggagggactgGTCATTGCTCTGGAGATGGTGATGGGCCCACCCAGTCAACTCAG GACTCAGTTGGATGAGGTCAATACTGAGAATACTGCACTGAAGGACAGACTTGTCATGTTGCAACAAGATATCCAGAGACTCGAGGAGGTGATCAACAAAAAGAA AAAGAAACTGGATGAAATGGAGCGGCAACATGAGAAtagcagagaagaagaagagcgaCTGCACAAAGAG AACACCAAGTACCGCGAGGAGGTCCTGGACCTGAGCGGACGCAACCTGCAGCTGAGCAGCGAGAACGCCGAGCTGAGCTCCCGTCTCCGTGCCGACCAGGGGGCGGTGCAGATGCTGACGGAGCGCCTGGCGCAGGTGTCccggcagcaggaggagggggcggcctCGGCGAGGCAGCTCCAGGAGACCTCCgcccagcaggagagggagaggctccacctgcaggcaggctggcagcacGACAAGGAGCTGCTGGAGAGGGAGCTGGCCACGGCCAAGGAAAAG CTCAAGCGTTTATCGGAGGTGGAATCGGAGCTGACCAGTCTGAACCTGAAGTACCAGTGGCTagagaaggacaaggagaagctgttgagggaggctgaggagaggaacCTGAAG GTTGAGAAGCTCCAAGAATCTGTAAGTTCTCTGGACTCTCAGACAGAGCTTCTACGCTCCCAGCTCCAGGCTGTCAGTCAGGAGAAGAACAGCCGCAGCCAGGAACTGATAAACCACCAGAAGACGCTGCAGAGAGCCCAGGACAAG GTGGAGGAGCTAGAAGCCGACATGGCGAGGTTGAGCCGGGAGAAGGACGAGCTGCGGCTGTCTCAGAAACGGCACGAGGAGGAGGCCACCCTGGCCCTCCAGGGGGAGCTCAAGCACGTGCATCTCCAGAACCAGGAGCTGCTCCACAGG GTGGCTGAGCTGCAGACCCAGGATGTGGATCTTCAGAGGCTGACGGAGGACTACCTAACCCTCAAAAACCACCAGGAACAGCTGGAGGCAGCCAGGGTGGAGGTTCAAGACCAG GCATTCAGAGCTGACTCAGCCTTGAGCCTGGCCCAGGCCCACCACGCCAGGGAGTTGCAGCAACTGAGGGAGCAGGCGGGCGCTGGGTCCAGGGAGCAGCTGGCACACCTCCAGGCTCAGCTGGCCGAGGAGCAGGGCCGGCGGCAGCAGCTGGCGGAGACCATCCGCACACAAGCCAAGCAGGCCAGTGCCCAGCTGGGCCTGCAGCAG GAGCGCTATGAGAAGGTGATGGAGAACATGCAGGAGCGTATGGAAGAGGTGGAGACCAAGCTGAGGAGTGTCCGCATGATGCTGCAGGAGAAAGTGATCCAGCTCAAGGATCAG CTGGCAAAAAATGCTAAGTCAGACCTCTTGCTTAAGGATTTATATGTTGAAAACTCCCAACTGATGAAAGCGCTCCAGGTCACGGAGCAACGACAGAAGGGTGCCGAGAAAAAGAACTTTGTGTTGGAGGAGAAGATCAACTCCCTGAACAAACTCCTTCGTAAGATTGCTCCCGCCTCCCTCACGGCATAG
- the ninl gene encoding ninein-like protein isoform X3, with translation MDEEEQNRYVAQLKEEFDSCDTTGTGYLDKEDLTVLCHKLHLDAHLPILLDTLLGPHHCARINFEEFKEGFVAVLSRSLDFSTSEEESSYLEPVIPEEVKPKFVKGTKRYGRRSRPDRPEAELTADSEESPTFRAEQTDSSPAGVRRAKLRRSTSLESVESLKSDEETGSHKEPIHQSFEAQGQQKRRKQDSSDCLLRSPGPRLETVDSQLKGMLEELGVGAGGFLNKEELSLVCDHLGLQELQSEELDVLFRRLDTDLDGRVSLREFQKGLLREGGVPGTTSSSTPLRPNTQRSLIQAFEERAVRSTSPSLLSATVGQRLLSRLDDGSGCTSPERVIALWTEEGIRNSKDILQTLDFPLEERVSLAELTLALDNELLVSGNGIHQAALISYKNEIQFLQVLADQACRERDKVKADLEWADRRNLQLVREVDDRHASMESLNENKIKGLEQEFRDRLTALRSESEQESEVLLQQVEHERTKLREELEALRAQETSQQEETFNATQENSRLEEEVSLLKEKLSEAETTVSRLQRDLDQLLQDKFGSLDPNSSGLLNQEERFTEIIKEYEQQCWELRDRNDELNSELEMLKSQGTGKRSRRARDNTSTWASQHSLTTESDSDDPDMKRGTSPLARKTLQVANKNGLGSLESLPGPVVSIETELAMEQLKERHSQEVQDLKIELETKVNFYERNLELMRRNMEVERKDISQGFKVEISELEEQKAHAEEQVKKLKEAVEKMQAQLQSSAGGWGPGWGPDQERRAQREQAELEQNYAREISNLVQRLTSEKDHLEAELKLKMDQEVLLVRTQLDEVNTENTALKDRLVMLQQDIQRLEEVINKKKKKLDEMERQHENSREEEERLHKENTKYREEVLDLSGRNLQLSSENAELSSRLRADQGAVQMLTERLAQVSRQQEEGAASARQLQETSAQQERERLHLQAGWQHDKELLERELATAKEKLKRLSEVESELTSLNLKYQWLEKDKEKLLREAEERNLKVEKLQESVSSLDSQTELLRSQLQAVSQEKNSRSQELINHQKTLQRAQDKVEELEADMARLSREKDELRLSQKRHEEEATLALQGELKHVHLQNQELLHRVAELQTQDVDLQRLTEDYLTLKNHQEQLEAARVEVQDQAFRADSALSLAQAHHARELQQLREQAGAGSREQLAHLQAQLAEEQGRRQQLAETIRTQAKQASAQLGLQQERYEKVMENMQERMEEVETKLRSVRMMLQEKVIQLKDQLAKNAKSDLLLKDLYVENSQLMKALQVTEQRQKGAEKKNFVLEEKINSLNKLLRKIAPASLTA, from the exons TCATCCCAGAGGAGGTGAAGCCCAAGTTTGTGAAGGGAACCAAGCGCTATGGCCGCAGGTCCCGACCCGATAGGCCCGAAGCAGAGCTGACGGCGGACTCGGAAGAGTCGCCTACCTTCAGGGCCGAGCAAACAGATTCGTCCCCAGCCGGTGTTAGGAGGGCCAAACTGCGGCGCTCCACTTCCCTGGAGAGCGTGGAG AGTCTCAAATCGGACGAGGAAACTGGAAGTCATAAGGAACCCATCCACCAAAGCTTTGAAGCACAAG GCCAGCAGAAGCGAAGGAAGCAGGACAGCTCAGACTGCCTGCTCCGCTCCCCAGGGCCCCGGCTGGAGACGGTTGACAGCCAACTGAAGGGgatgctggaggagctgggggtgggagcagggggcTTTCTGAACAAGGAGGAGCTGTCCCTGGTGTGTGACCACCTGGGTCTACAAGAGCTGCAGTCCGAG GAGCTGGATGTTCTCTTCAGGAGGCTAGACACTGACCTGGATGGGAGGGTCAGTCTCAGAGAGTTCCAGAAGGGCCTtctcagggaggggggagtcccTGGTACTACTTCATCCTCCACTCCCCTACGCCCCAACACCCAGCGTTCACTTATACAG GCCTTCGAGGAGCGGGCGGTgcgctccacctctccttcgcTCCTCTCCGCCACCGTGGGGCAGCGGCTGCTGAGCCGGCTGGATGACGGGTCGGGCTGTACCAGCCCGGAGCGGGTCATCGCTCTCTGGACCGAGGAAGGGATCCGGAACAGCAAGGACATTCTCCAG ACGCTGGACTTCCCTTTGGAGGAACGGGTCAGTCTGGCTGAGCTAACTCTGGCCCTGGACAATGAGCTGCTGGTCAGCGGCAATGGCATCCACCAGGCTGCCCTCATCTCCTACAAGAACGAGATCCAGTTCCTCCA GGTCCTGGCGGACCAGGCGTGTCGGGAGAGGGACAAGGTGAAGGCCGACCTGGAGTGGGCTGACAGGAGGAACCTCCAGCTGGTGAGAGAGGTGGACGACAGGCATGCCAGCATGGAGTCGCTGAATGAAAACAAGATCAA GGGTTTAGAGCAGGAGTTCCGCGATAGGCTCACTGCCCTGCGCAGCGAATCGGAGCAGGAGAGCGAAGTCCTGCTGCAGCAGGTGGAGCATGAGCGGACCAAACTGCGAGAGGAATTGGAGGCCCTGAGGGCACAGGAAACCAGTCAGCAGGAGGAAACCTTCAATGCCACTCAG GAGAACAGCCGATTGGAGGAAGAGGTGAGCCTTCTGAAGGAGAAGCTAAGTGAGGCGGAGACCACTGTCTCCAGACTGCAGAGAGATCTGGACCAGCTCCTACAGGACAAG TTTGGGAGCCTGGATCCAAACAGCAGTGGGCTGCTGAACCAGGAGGAGCGCTTCACTGAGATCATTAAGGAGTACGAACAGCAGTGCTGG gaGCTGCGAGACAGGAATGACGAGTTGAACTCAGAGCTGGAGATGTTGAAGAGCCAGGGGACAGGAAAGAGATCCAGGCGAGCGAGGGACAACACATCCACCTGGGCCAGCCAACATTCTCTAACCACTGAGTCAGACTCGG ATGACCCTGACATGAAGAGAGGCACATCACCCCTTGCGAGGAAAACACTACAAGTGGCCAACAAGAATG gcctAGGTTCTCTGGAGAGTCTGCCTGGCCCTGTTGTGAGTATAGAGACAGAGCTCGCCATGGAGCAACTCAAGGAGAGACACAGTCAGGAGGTTCAGGACCTGAAGATAGAGCTGGAGACCAAG GTGAACTTTTACGAGCGCAACCTGGAGCTCATGAGgaggaacatggaggtggaGCGCAAGGACATCTCCCAGGGCTTCAAGGTGGAGATCagcgagctggaggagcagaaggCCCACGCCGAGGAGCAGGTGAAGAAGCTCAAGGAGGCCGTGGAGAAGATGCAGGCCCAGCTGCAGAGCAGCGCCGGAGGCTGGGGGCCGGGCTGGGGGCCGGACCAGGAACGGAGGGCCCAGAGGGAGCAGGCTGAACTGGAGCAGAACTACGCCAGAGAGATCAGCAACTTGGTCCAGAGGCTCACCTCAGAGAAAGACCATCTGGAGGCAGAGCTGAAGCTTAAGATGGACCAGGAAGTGCTGCTCGTTAG GACTCAGTTGGATGAGGTCAATACTGAGAATACTGCACTGAAGGACAGACTTGTCATGTTGCAACAAGATATCCAGAGACTCGAGGAGGTGATCAACAAAAAGAA AAAGAAACTGGATGAAATGGAGCGGCAACATGAGAAtagcagagaagaagaagagcgaCTGCACAAAGAG AACACCAAGTACCGCGAGGAGGTCCTGGACCTGAGCGGACGCAACCTGCAGCTGAGCAGCGAGAACGCCGAGCTGAGCTCCCGTCTCCGTGCCGACCAGGGGGCGGTGCAGATGCTGACGGAGCGCCTGGCGCAGGTGTCccggcagcaggaggagggggcggcctCGGCGAGGCAGCTCCAGGAGACCTCCgcccagcaggagagggagaggctccacctgcaggcaggctggcagcacGACAAGGAGCTGCTGGAGAGGGAGCTGGCCACGGCCAAGGAAAAG CTCAAGCGTTTATCGGAGGTGGAATCGGAGCTGACCAGTCTGAACCTGAAGTACCAGTGGCTagagaaggacaaggagaagctgttgagggaggctgaggagaggaacCTGAAG GTTGAGAAGCTCCAAGAATCTGTAAGTTCTCTGGACTCTCAGACAGAGCTTCTACGCTCCCAGCTCCAGGCTGTCAGTCAGGAGAAGAACAGCCGCAGCCAGGAACTGATAAACCACCAGAAGACGCTGCAGAGAGCCCAGGACAAG GTGGAGGAGCTAGAAGCCGACATGGCGAGGTTGAGCCGGGAGAAGGACGAGCTGCGGCTGTCTCAGAAACGGCACGAGGAGGAGGCCACCCTGGCCCTCCAGGGGGAGCTCAAGCACGTGCATCTCCAGAACCAGGAGCTGCTCCACAGG GTGGCTGAGCTGCAGACCCAGGATGTGGATCTTCAGAGGCTGACGGAGGACTACCTAACCCTCAAAAACCACCAGGAACAGCTGGAGGCAGCCAGGGTGGAGGTTCAAGACCAG GCATTCAGAGCTGACTCAGCCTTGAGCCTGGCCCAGGCCCACCACGCCAGGGAGTTGCAGCAACTGAGGGAGCAGGCGGGCGCTGGGTCCAGGGAGCAGCTGGCACACCTCCAGGCTCAGCTGGCCGAGGAGCAGGGCCGGCGGCAGCAGCTGGCGGAGACCATCCGCACACAAGCCAAGCAGGCCAGTGCCCAGCTGGGCCTGCAGCAG GAGCGCTATGAGAAGGTGATGGAGAACATGCAGGAGCGTATGGAAGAGGTGGAGACCAAGCTGAGGAGTGTCCGCATGATGCTGCAGGAGAAAGTGATCCAGCTCAAGGATCAG CTGGCAAAAAATGCTAAGTCAGACCTCTTGCTTAAGGATTTATATGTTGAAAACTCCCAACTGATGAAAGCGCTCCAGGTCACGGAGCAACGACAGAAGGGTGCCGAGAAAAAGAACTTTGTGTTGGAGGAGAAGATCAACTCCCTGAACAAACTCCTTCGTAAGATTGCTCCCGCCTCCCTCACGGCATAG